A window of the Hordeum vulgare subsp. vulgare chromosome 5H, MorexV3_pseudomolecules_assembly, whole genome shotgun sequence genome harbors these coding sequences:
- the LOC123396306 gene encoding uncharacterized protein LOC123396306 translates to MAVADAALPCPPTPPLSAWIVVVAVALVRLALTPMLVRFALTPMLMLMRVQCVLAGALACLFFATAWVTSAASAAQVVAGRAWGEGSAPFLFLQELMYGAFKVCVYSFLVFLALAVLLVCVAYVIAVVSGSTSGFKKGEMVGSVMEDVGIFGMHAIACVMIPAVVLGLWRDCQADRKAPSHFSFVPRPNSVDGAVPSKLEAAKKHHHLDLNTLRGHTDCITVLDFSSDACNLATDDPLLKAIRGDTLSAAQQDDLPIVMNLLNIKQHQARSLFIFHRWKIDCILRKKLEKASYFTNVEKLKVGYTSRTRIRRATAGEGI, encoded by the exons ATGGCCGTCGCCGACGCGGCGCTGCCCTGCCCGCCAACGCCGCCCCTGTCGGCGTGGATCGTCGTCGTGGCGGTGGCGCTCGTGCGCTTAGCCCTCACCCCGATGCTGGTGCGCTTCGCCCTCACGCCGATGCTCATGCTCATGCGCGTCCAGTGCGTCCTGGCGGGAGCTCTCGCCTGCCTGTTCTTCGCCACTGCGTGGGTCACCTCTGCGGCCTCGGCTGCACAGGTCGTGGCGGGCCGCGCCTGGGGCGAGGGCTCCGCCCCCTTCCTCTTCCTCCAGGAGCTCATGTACGGGGCGTTCAAGGTCTGCGTCTACAGCTTCCTCGTTTTCCTCGCGCTTGCCGTCCTGTTGGTGTGCGTGGCCTACGTGATTGCAGTTGTATCTGGATCCACTTCGGGATTCAAGAAG GGGGAAATGGTCGGTTCTGTAATGGAGGATGTGGGGATATTTGGTATGCATGCGATAGCTTGCGTTATGATCCCAGCTGTTGTTCTTGGTCTCTGGAGGGACTGCCAGGCGGACAGGAAAGCACCATCGCA CTTTTCATTTGTTCCTCGACCAAACTCTGTTGATGGTGCTGTTCCAAGCAAACTG GAGGCAGCCAAGAAGCACCACCACCTCGACCTTAACACCCTCAGGGGCCACACCGACTGCATCACCGTGCTCGACTTCTCCAGTGACGCCTGCAACCTAGCCACCGACGATCCTTTGCTCAAA GCTATTAGAGGAGACACCCTTTCTGCAGCCCAG CAAgatgacttacccatagtgatgaatttgctcaaTATAAAGCAGCACCAGGCACGCTCTCTGTTCATCTTCCATCGATGGAAGATAGACTGCATCTTGAGGAAGAAGCTG GAGAAGGCTTCCTACTTTACCAATGTTGAGAAGCTCAAGGTCGGGTACACTTCACGTACACGGATTAGAAGAGCAACAGCAGGGGAGGGGATCTGA